The sequence below is a genomic window from Gossypium hirsutum isolate 1008001.06 chromosome A11, Gossypium_hirsutum_v2.1, whole genome shotgun sequence.
TTGAtaacttaattttaaaagttataaaatagtcactaaattatttagaaatttttatttaagttattaaactattcgaaagtttttatttaagttactgaattattagtttttgttttttaaatgctGACTATCAAGTTTCAAGCGATATTTGAATATTGGTATGGTGGATTAACACCTATCAATGATTAGAAGAACATACTTTAAATTTAAGTCAATTTGACAATTATTGTTGGAGATTGGAAACAGATTCGTAGCGTTTGAAATTGTTTAGTATTACTTTTGAGTTGGTTAAAATACTTAGAAAGTCTCTATATTATAGAGACTGTATTCAATTAGTCACTCTATTATTAAGCAGATCAATTTAGTcgttatattattaaaaatagttaaataagtTCAAATTGATTAGTTTATTAGAGGAGTGAAAATATGAAGTGATAATTTTCCAGGAAAATGACGAGAATTGTTGGAGAAACTTGCAAGAAAGTTAACAATAAACTACAACGCTAGGTGAAATATACACactaaaatttcattaaatataAATGCAGCACAATCTACTTGAAGAAAACAAAAACTAGTTCTCAAATTCAATTTATTCCTGTGTGCTTTCTGAGCTACCAAACAGAGTATTACTGGTGAAAAGAACCTGTTCCCATCGAGTATCTAGTATTGACATGGATGTGTGACTCGATTTTCAACCAATGTaggtaaaataaaaaagggaggaGGCATATCTGAATGAGAAGGATCCATATCATCAAATGGTTGAAAACAACCTGTTTCCAAACTAAAAATTCCCATATCAATAGACCCTTCAAGAGTATAAAGAATAGTATCATCCGTAAAGTATATGGAATTGGGTCGACATTCAGGAAATCGAGAAGCAGCGACAGACATGGAGCaattgtcacccaagaacaaggCATCATCCCCAATGTTCTTTACCTCAACAAGCCTTGCCACATGGTTTGCATGTTGCCGAAGCTTTAAAACCTTGAAGTTTGTTGTCCAACGGTATGGACCATAGGTGCTAATAAATCTTTGGACAATCAAAAGTTCACCGTCTGATGATTCCACAATATACTTAAACGCATTATCACCTTCTTCTTCAGGTGGAATTATTATTTTCTCATCGAAAGCTGAAACTAAACTACCATTCATATTTGCGACTTGGACTGATATGATTCCCAACCTAAAATCTACAGCATAAAACTTGCCTTTATGAAAAATAGCGTCGTCTTTTGCAATTGTTTCCAAATTACTTGTATAAGTCCAAGTTTTCTCACCAGGTCGGATAATAGCGACTGAACTCGATGCTCCAAAAAGTGCTAAAACCATAAAATTATCTGGATTTACGTAAGGATCATCAGATAATATCACTTTCTTGACGTGAAATTCATGCTCATCTTCCTTAGTGAATTTGTTCACAACGGGAATATCAACAGAAGGAAGATCAATGATTCCACCGGTGAAAGGGTTTATGAGTTTAATAGCCAAAGTCCAGTCTACTGTAGCTATCCATCCATAAGAAGAACCACAACATCTTCTTTTATAAGGCACTGACAACTCCACGCCATGTAATTTCTTCTCAATGATATTATATAAACCACGCTTTTCTTGACTTTTGGTAATCATTAGGAATGGAACTTGATGATGGCATCTCTTCAAAATCTTAGAACGTAAGGAGCGATTCTCCGTGATTGCTGCATGCCAAGCCTTGCAAACAGAaccaaatcgaataaattgaGAAAGTGGAGGAACCGATTTCTCTATTATCGAATCAATAATATTCTTGGGAAGATTTGCCCAATCAGTATGCTTGGGAAGATTTTGTTTTTCTGAAACTGCCATTGGCAAAGACAAAGGTCTAATTACAGGATGGAAGGGTAGGTATATATAAAATTCTCAGAAAAGAAGAGAGtataatttcttttctttgaaagcAAGAAAAAAGAGATGGCAAATAAGGAGAATTAGGGTTAATATtgatgaaagagaaaaaaaaattatagtctAGAATCGGAGTAAAAATCGcaatctttattattatttatatttttttatatcgttttataatttatattcttattatataaataaataattattttttattgttgaaTATGGATGTTTTGCTTTATCTATCTCTAAGCTTATTGCTAGATTATAGACTCCTActaaaagttaataataataaatgtatcTCTTTTGTTTCTCTCTTTCATTATCATCCCTAATCTAATTATTCCATATCTCTTTAGTTTAATTGCTAACTTCATATCATAACAATTTCTAGACTCCTGCTGGAACTCAATTAaaagaaattc
It includes:
- the LOC107923710 gene encoding F-box protein At2g17036 yields the protein MAVSEKQNLPKHTDWANLPKNIIDSIIEKSVPPLSQFIRFGSVCKAWHAAITENRSLRSKILKRCHHQVPFLMITKSQEKRGLYNIIEKKLHGVELSVPYKRRCCGSSYGWIATVDWTLAIKLINPFTGGIIDLPSVDIPVVNKFTKEDEHEFHVKKVILSDDPYVNPDNFMVLALFGASSSVAIIRPGEKTWTYTSNLETIAKDDAIFHKGKFYAVDFRLGIISVQVANMNGSLVSAFDEKIIIPPEEEGDNAFKYIVESSDGELLIVQRFISTYGPYRWTTNFKVLKLRQHANHVARLVEVKNIGDDALFLGDNCSMSVAASRFPECRPNSIYFTDDTILYTLEGSIDMGIFSLETGCFQPFDDMDPSHSDMPPPFFILPTLVENRVTHPCQY